The Caldalkalibacillus thermarum genome includes the window GCTTCTTTTTTGTATGAGCGGAAGATGGTGTTTTTCACAACGTCATAACTGAATGATGAGAGGGCTGCGGGCTTTTAGTCTTAGCTCCAAATGATCCGTTTGGACTCTTATTTGTTTTTGCCCACCTAAGACAATGTTAAGATTATACCCTTTTTTTGGATCGAGATCTAAGTCAGACCAGTGGATAATGACTTGTACGTCTTCTGCTTCATTGTTTAGAAATACGAGGAGTCGGTTAGCCTCATCCTGCCGTTGGTAAGCTACAATGTTTTGCTCAGAATGAAGGTTAATAAATTGGAAGCTCCCGTCTCTTAAGGCCCGGTATCTCTTGCGCAGCTGAATCAGCTGTTGATAGAAGCGGAACAACTCCAAATCTTGTTTATCTTTCTCCCAGATCATGGGCTTGCGGCAATCAGGATCTCCTTCACCTGTCATGCCAATCTCATCACCATAGTAAATACAAGGCACCCCCATATAGGTCATCAGGAAAGTGACAGCCAGTTTCAGCTTGCGCTTGTCTTCTTTGCAGACTGTAAGCAACCGGGGAGTGTCGTGGGAGCCAAGCAAGTTAAATTGGACTTGGTTGACTGTTAATGGGTAAATGCCCAGAAGATGACTGATCTCCTCTACAAATTGCCGGGCGGAGATCTTTTCTTTGCAGAAAAAGTTTAAAACTGATTCTCTGAGTGGATAATTCATGGTGGCGTCAAACTGATCCCCTTGTAACCATGGCAATGCTTGATGCCACACCTCTCCTAATATGTAGGCATCAGGTTTCACCGCCTTGACGACTTGGCGGAATTCCCGCCAAAACTGATGGTCTACTTCATTGGCGACATCAAGCCGCCAACCATCTATCCCCACTTCCTCAATCCAAAATTTGGCCACTTTTAACAAATAAGCTTTCACTTCTGGATGCTCTGTATTCAACTTGGGCATGAGCGGTGTGAAAGCAAAAGTGTCAAAATTGGGGATAGGATCGGTTTTAAGCGGAAACTCCCGAATATGAAACCAATCCTTATATTTAGATTTTTCCTGGTTTTTTAAGACATCCTGAAAGGGAGGAAAATAATAACCTGCATGGTTAAACACCGCATCCAACATGACGCGGATGCCCCGCTTGTGACACAGTTCAACCAGCTTTTTTAATAATTTAATATCCCCGAAGTGGGGGTCCACTTTAAAATAGTCAATGG containing:
- a CDS encoding glycoside hydrolase family 13 protein — protein: MNLEAVFHLPKSHFAYAVDPETLHIRLRTKKGDMSAVYLLHGDKYDWPQSTQLVKMNCFATDDLFDYYQGEIKPLFRRCAYAFLLSDGNEKVWLTEKGFQKNQPDTAMGLFEFPFINPVDVYQSPQWVKEAVFYQIFPERFANGDPHNDPENVEPWGGKPKPDNFFGGDLQGVIDHLDYLSKLGITAIYFTPIFEAPSNHKYDTIDYFKVDPHFGDIKLLKKLVELCHKRGIRVMLDAVFNHAGYYFPPFQDVLKNQEKSKYKDWFHIREFPLKTDPIPNFDTFAFTPLMPKLNTEHPEVKAYLLKVAKFWIEEVGIDGWRLDVANEVDHQFWREFRQVVKAVKPDAYILGEVWHQALPWLQGDQFDATMNYPLRESVLNFFCKEKISARQFVEEISHLLGIYPLTVNQVQFNLLGSHDTPRLLTVCKEDKRKLKLAVTFLMTYMGVPCIYYGDEIGMTGEGDPDCRKPMIWEKDKQDLELFRFYQQLIQLRKRYRALRDGSFQFINLHSEQNIVAYQRQDEANRLLVFLNNEAEDVQVIIHWSDLDLDPKKGYNLNIVLGGQKQIRVQTDHLELRLKARSPLIIQL